AGGAcaattaaaactattttgtttaaatCGCAAACTATCTCAATCTCTCACCAAACTCCAGCTGTGTCTCTTCAAGAAAGTAGCAGAAGTAAAGAGTTGCTGtctgaaatctgtgatataactctgtgatgtcatatAGATCTCTGTGATGTCATAACAGACCAGATTCCATCCAGGCAGGTTGAGTCAGCTTAGCAACCGTTGCTAGGTATGTCAACAGCTGTGTGCAGCTCAGAGAAGTAATGTCTaatttaaaggaggaaaagtgAAAGTTTCCATGTTTTAGAGGCTCTGAGGCTGAGAAGGAATCCTCCAGTCACTAAACGCTCTTCATGTTGTAGCGCGACTGAGACAGGACTGACACACAGCAGCAGTAAAAACAGGCAGGGTTGTTTTCAGATTACTTCAATAACCGAACTTACTAACGatcttaaaaacacagaaaatggatCATTTGCGCAGCCGCGGTACCGCGATTCTGCGCAGATGTGTCCGCAAAGTGTCTTTCATCAGTGGAAATAATAGGAGATCCGCTGCAGAAGAACCAACAGGTTATGGGCCCAGGCAAGTTCCGAGTATGGCAGTGCACGGAAGGGGATTTCCGCCGCGGTTTCACGGAGACGAAGCCCGCTACCACAGTGGTTTTCAAAGTGGGGCCGCAAGGGGGCGCCAGGAGGGCCGCgggaagatggagaaaaaaaaaagaagttatacatgaaataattttattgaatcaaaataattaaaatattcctATCTGGGTATAACTGCATTACGAAAATCATTCACATGAAGcttacaaataatatttttaaataacgcATCTCTTTCTAATTGGTTGGCATAGCCATGACCATGACGCACTGGTAAACAAACCTGACTAGCCTTGCGCCGACATTAGCTTCGTGAAAATAATAGTGCTAAACAGATAGCAGGCAAACATGTTAACATGGGCAcgtttttgaaaagaaaaggacCTGGTGAAGACCCCACCAATCCACAAacatctgatcaaacacaaaggaGCTGCAACTGGCCAAAAAAGTTGAGCAAGTATGAAAAGGActatattaaaagaaattcaataaaaaaaaacccaagtaTCAGATGTGTCAGGAAGAGTGCAGAAATAAAAGCGTATGCTAattcaaatgtcttttaatgtaaaaaaaaatattttattgttaaatataaaCCGTAAACAGAACTGGGAAATAAGAAGTGGTGTCTGTCTGTGAACAGAAAATTGATGgacaaacatgaaatatttgtaCATTGGTGTCCTAATTTAATGCTGATTctatttactttgattttaattCTCACCTGAAGCCTCTAGAAAGTAActgcttcatttaaaaaaatagtgccacgtaaaaaatgatttgttttattgaggTGGTTATACTTATGCTATCATTTAAAACTTAAGGTTTGCTAATTCATCCACAAATacagcaccttgcaaaagtgttcatacattttgaacttttttatatttatcacattataaccacaaactttgatgcattttattgagGCAAGTGGCACATAAGTGTATGTGTACGGACACAGATAGAGACATAATCAACAAATTGGAATATAACTGACAAACTTCAATTTTTTCAGTTATTCAGCTCATTTTGTGAAATTCTTTTTATAGATTAttcacacagactgatgttttcaagcttttatttctaacaatgatgattttctgcttacaactaatgaaaacaaagtaaataaaattgttataCTGTATTAcattagaccaataaaaacatttcaatgcaGAAATGTcaacttaatgaaaagtatgtttaaagCACTTTATTCACATAGTTTTCCCCAGAAAAGGAAACGAAATTCTGATcaattaaatgacaaaacatgaacaagGTCGTGGCTGTGTAAGTGTAAGACCTTACAAGTTAATAAAGTAACTTATGAAACAGTGTGAGCGATGCGTCTCTTTTTGCCCCCCATCCAGATGAAAGCAGATGAAGTTTAGCTGGTGAGGAGAAAACAGCGGATGCTTTTCCATCTGTTGTGAGATAGAAGTTTCTTCGACTTGTCTGAGGTCTACAGAAATGACTAACCCCGATTCCTGATAGGTGCATGGCCCGCTGACGAGGTTCTGTGCCCTTTCTGCTTGTAACATGCATACCCACAGCCAGTTTGTCATGTTTCTAGAAGTGACTAAACTTCCTTACATTAAACTTCCACAACAATGTGTTGTGAACATGTGACAACCGCTGTGTGTTTGTCAAACTCCTGCTTCTCAAGCTCCTCCAAGTAAATCCCCCTGGTGATTGTCAAGCTGCACACATTCATTTCGAACTTTCCATTGCATAAATGCAGCTCTAGGTTTCTGTGTTTACAGCAATAACACAAAGAGTTACAGTTATGCAAATTGTGCAACTAATAATCCTCGATTTCATTTCCAGTTTGACATGAAACGTTTTATGTTTGTACTACTTGCTAAAAACCTAGAATTATAGTCGGTATAAAGTCCATCATTGATGGCATATCACTGTTAGTCGATGAATTTGATGCTGggacaaatacaacaaaatcaaagtttgaaTAATCATATTAAGGATTGTTCTGTGGCTAATAGGCGCTATTTAACCTGTAGTAAGCCTCTCAGTTAGTGGTTGAGTGTCGCCATCTTGTGCTGAGTGTTATGTACTGCAGTGCTAATCAAAAAACTCTCAACAAACACTTGCTTCTGGATTAGCATTATTAGCTAACAGTTCCTGCCACACACTGCCTTCCTGCATGctagagtaaaataaaatgactaaaatcaaCTAAATACCTAGCAAAGAAATGTAATTACTGCAAAACCAAGAGGTTTTCAATACAATCTGGTATAATTTACCATCACtgaattcactgcaaaaacacaaaatcttaccaagtatttttagtttctagtgtaaatctCTACATAGACTTGAAATAAGGTAAAATTAGCTTACTAAGAGCTTTTCTACAAGATGTGGGAACTTGTTTAGAGCCAACAACtcctgaatatttattttaaaagttctagtcccctttgaaatgttttcactgaTGACAcagggaaaatatcttgttatgaAAGAAGATTGGACAGTGGAAAAggtaattattttatcaatattcaagaattattgacttatcTTGCAGAGCATTTCTGTGCCAGCTAGTCtgatcttatttcaagtgtaggtAGATATTtactctagaaactagacaaaaatgcttgataatattttgtgcttttgcagcgTGTCAACAGTCTGCAGATCTAAATCCTATTGAAAACCTGGAGGATGAGGTGGAGAGAACACAGCAGGAGAGAGAACCCCAGATTCTGGACAATCTTGAGACATTATGTAAGTGGATTGTCTGTATGATCTAACTTTGAGAAAGGAAAAGACTATTCTTTTcaacataaatgtaaataagtGCGTTTAACATGATTTTTCTCCTTTGATAAATCGGAGTATTTCAAGGTTTTTTTCTATGCTTTTTCTGCCAAACTAAGCAACTGCAATGAAAGCTTCATATATCAGTAATTTGTCTAGAAACTGTCGTCTCCATCTgcatttctgttgtgttttttatctttacCACCAAAGATTCAGAGGCCAAATCTTtgaaatttgattattttctctAATGAAGACTTTGCTGACCAGTTTCATGCAGCAGATGCCACCAACAGAGGATGCTTGGTAACAGGACCCCCGTACAAACTCCTTTCTGTTTAAACACGGCGTCGGCGAGCCGCTGCTGAATCCCCCTGTTTACTGGTTCTTGTTTGCTGCTCAATTACTGTCCCTGACATGGTAAACAATCGGGCTGAAATTCTGTCACATTAGCAGTGTTGTAAAAAAGCCAGAACAGATCCTAATCTTTACTCACTCATAAGAGTCTAATCCTGTTGATGGAGACAGAATCACACCCATGTCAAGGCAGCCCACCGCCCCAGGTGCAGTGGCCACACACACAGGCTCTGGCTTGTCCCTTTTTATCAGTGTTGATCAATGGAAATACCCTCCTGGGCAGGCAGCCCAGCAGTGGCTCTACTAATTAGAGGGCCTGTTTCCTCGTAAATAACTAAAGTGAATAAAATCAGCCAGAATGGGTAGTAGTTTCAGCctataaagcaaacaaaaaaaaaagaaataatttcaagGCTTAAACATGAAGCCTGACCAGCAGCAGAGTGGCAATAATAAGACTGATTTAACTAAGAGTGAAGTTACAGTGAATTAACTGTCAtgtgttaatttttaaataatcagctGTAATCCATTCGCATCATTCAACACGTTTAACAATAGTTAAGGAGAATAATACATCTGGTAACAGCAGCTTAACAGCTCACAATAAGATCAGAACTGAATTAGTGCCGTCTTTGTGTCTCTCTGATGACTGTAAACAAAGGCTCTCGTCCTCCTCAGAGAAATAACCCTGACATTTCAGCCTCGACTCACTAGGTTATTTATGAGCTTTAATCTAACAATTCGTACATCTCATAAATATGATTCATGTACTCACATAATGAGCTGGAGATACTCTCAACCAAGGACataactttattaaaaacaatgtttcttaatctttattttagttgttttctcTATTATCCTTTCGGTTTTTTTGATGTGTCATCAGGAAGTTTCTAAATTAGTATATCAGACTGAGAGTCTCCCTCATTTCCCACAGTGACGGTTTTAtcaattaaaggaaaaagcTGTCCGGCCTCATGTACAAAAGTAAAAGCTGATTGCACCGCCCTTTGCAACATTAgctgtcaaatgtttgtgataACTGGCAACGAATTTTGGATCACCTATCTGGGGAGAATTGATTTATTCTCCATCTGTTCtaaacatttcttcaaattgagtcatgatgtgctggttttcaaaatcttttaacAATTAATACGCACAGAACAAACACGGCTGAGTCATTATTAAGGGCATTTTTCTTGTAAGGCAACAATGCTGTTAACCGTTCGACCATACcgtccaaaaacaaaacatgtaaaataatgttttatttatgatgaAGTCTgtgttattattaaaaactgccttaaagcaacaaatattaagaaagccgttaaaattaaatacaaaaatgcatttGAGCTATGCAAATATAAACTTTCCTCAAATCTgatgaacaaataaatcaacaaaatcaacattatgcgattaagaaaacacaaaaatgttggaAAGAGGCCAGACTGAAGCAAATGTATTTGAATATAAACACCATTGCACGACTACATTACACCTAACAATGTGATGACATGTAACATTGTCCTTTAAGTGATGAATTTGACCTCTCACCATATATCATTCAGAAGTAAAGCCTTAATTTGACAATTTAATAAGATGAATAAACAATGTAAACCTTAATTGTTTGACGTTCTGCCTGTGCTATAACAAATCCGCCATTCCTTTTCTCTTATTCCCAGGTTGTATCTGGAAACATTAGGAGGGAAAGGCTTGAATCGACTCTGCAACCATCACGTCACTTTGTTACCAGCTGACTGACACACACTTTCACATGATCCTGCAGCTCTACAGTTACTGACAGGCTACTGCTCCCTCTGCTGGATTTTAACTCTTTTGATGAGAAATCATAGCgcaagtgattaaaaaaaaaaaaaaaaatctcccaaaattaattAGCATAGGATTTCGGAGGTCAGCAACAAGTCAGCACACTAAAATTACATTCAAAACCACATGCGTTACCAGTGGAAAATCTATTTAAAGTTCTGAAATGTTATGCCTCTGTCAGACACAGCTGCCTGTAAGAACACTGTGTGTATTACGTGATCTAAAGCACCGCtctatttttaacaaatcatGGGGCTTGCTGCACTGCTTGCTGCTGCTGAGGAGACGCCCACCAGAGAGAAAATGACATGGCTCTGCAGGGTCTACCTCCACCTCTGAACTGTGTGGACCGAGGTCACAGCTGAAGCAGGACAGGTAGGAACATGTGGAAGTGTGGAAATGTATGTGTtcaataaccaaaataaaagtataaaaggacttcctgttttcataACACTTTCATTTATATAAATCTCATTGAAAGAGGATACATTTCTGAGTATGTTATTTGCATGATTAGCAAATGCTTCAAAATTCTACTCAGATAAAATaatatgattgtttttttttattgctggcTGTATTAGTGTACCAGTTTAGTTAACCTTGTCACATTCAAGTTTAACGCTAATAGAGAAAGTAATTACTTTCTACATGATaataacaatgataataaaaacTACCATAAAAAATTCTATGTATATTACTAAATGTCTTCAATTGAAACTGAACTAACCTGCATATTTATCAGCACATTTTGTAAACATGTGTAAAAGAAACGTAAAAATGATTTCATCTGTTACTGCTGCAGCATAGCCCTACgataaaatattttggaaaaaaaatctattttgttttagtAGGTTTATTCattctacattttaaaagataatttgttttaaaaaaaaatcaacccacATATTTAAGACAAGTCCAAATCATCAATCACTGCTTATTAGATtctttcttaaatgttttccactcaTAAAAAGATCTTCAAACTGTAGAAAGACAGACTTCCAATGGTTCCCACCTTTGACTTGCCCTCCTTGTGTCTGTAGTAAGTATAGTACACTTAGTGTTTGCAAagtcttttgtatttttaataaattgaagTCAGTGATGTTTACTGTcacatatgaaaatgtttttcaagaaagGGTCCAGATCATTTCTTGTTCTGTCTTCAGGCTGAAAATATGAAAGTAGTTTCTTTGCACTGGAACTTAAAAACTTGCAATGTGTTTGTTACAACTGcagtatgtagcttttataaaaatatgttcatgACACATTTCATAAAACTTTCATTATGTTGCCACAGTAGAACATGAAACAGATAATCACTCTTGTGTTCCTACTGCCAACTGAAGAAACACATGGTTCAGTCAGAAACAATcgatcagagccaggaggagggttttatGGCTGTCAATCACACTCATGTACCTACAAATAAATATGCTAatggcaaacagaaaaaaagtgtttgtctgCTGTCAACTTTGGCCATGCCAATTACCCTACACATTTACGACAGGCTCCGTTGTGCGGAAGGAGCTGTAGCGTAGCAACGAACAAGGAAGATGGTGTGTACAGCgcatacacaagcatgattgacagtgctaagaccctcctcctggatctgattggctgtctcTGACCAGGCTGTATGCTTCTGCAGGTGGCAGTAAGACTACAGGGAGAAGGAGGAAATTATCTGcatcatattttactgtcacaacaaagtgacagttttaacaaatatgtaaaaaaaacttattttttaataaaagtcacCTACTTCAGCTTTAAAGCATATGTATCAATTGTATATCTAGAAATGTCGAAATCATCTTAAAGTAACAAATATGCTTTTACATCACAGGTTCTGTTGAGCCCAGAGCCAGATGGATGACTTTGAGTACAGCTTGGAGATCAGCGACCGAGACTGGGAGTGCTTCTTTGCGGAGTGTGAGGAGTGCGACCTACTTCCTCCTTCAATAGCACATGTGGATGACTCGGGGATGAGTGATTTTGATGACACTCTTCTCACCCAGAGAGCTCGAAGAGTTTACCCAACGCTGGGCTCCCCAACAAACAGCCACCCAGTGGACAGCCCCCTAAAGCGCGGTGACTCTCCTCCTGTGGCGCGACGCTTTGAGACAAAAGAGAGCGGCGGATTTGACAGTGTCCTCTCTGGCAGTGAGGAGGACATACACCTGCAGTCTGTCAACATATTTCTTGAGAGGCTTAAAGGTCTAAATGAGACCGAGCCAGACCAAGAGAGAGCTGGAAACAACAGAGAGGCAAATCAAGGGAAGCACCAAGTCAGTGGAAGCGCTCTGCCAAAAGGCAGCGCTAAGTGGAGCACGCTGCCTGATGGAGTGGAAAAAGCATTTGGCAAAGAGAGCCAGAGGCCTGTTGACCCCATCTGGAACATCAACACAATGAAAACAGATACAGCCGAGTCCAACTTTTTCTCAGAACCTGAAACCTGCAGCACCTCCCCACCGAGCTTTTGCAAATCACCTGAAACAGAGTTATACATAACAGAGGGCGACTTCACAGACAGTGTGGTCGATGAGGTAGCGGGGCGCGATCCGCTCCATGACTCAACAGAGAGCATCGCTGGCTCAGACTCAAGAGCTCAGCCCTGCAGATTGGAAATGTGGAGAAGCATGGACGACGTCAAGCACGATACGTTGACAAGTCCGGAAAGTTTCTGCACAAAGTGGAGCTACAGAGAAGACAAGATATCGTCTCCTGAGGGGTCCCAGTTAGTCTCCCTGAGGAGGAAGCGGAGACGGAAGAGACGACTCAGTCTGGAGGCAGGTGAAGGTGGACATCCGTGTGAGAGGCACTTAAAGGAGGACCATTTGACAGTAAAAGAAGGAAGACGTCTGTTTCTATCGACGGAGACACTCGatttaaaagaacataaaaatctCACGTATGTTCTCACTCCAAATCCCGCCACCATCAAGTTCCCAGAGAATTTCTCTGCTCAGGAGATAAAAATTGAGCTCTCCCTCTCTGTTTCCCCAAGTGACAATCAGTACCAGTCACTCCAACAGAAAGCATGCACAGGCAGCAATTATTTAACCAACCACACACCCAAACCCCCTCTGAGTCAAAGTGATGACACTACTAATGATGCAGCAAATTCAAAACCAAACGGTGAGTTTCAGGTTACAGAAGCCCCCGGTTTGATTGGAAATCATCCCTTCTTGCCAGTTTCAGCTGCTAAAGTGGAAACAGAAAAGTCAAAGGTTCAGAGGCAGGAAGCGAAATCTGCCAATCTTCCTCCATCTGATGAAAGAAATGTGTCAGCCAGTGACTGTAGAAATGAACAACATGCAAAACATTCAACAGCAGAGGTCAAATCGGTCAGCCGTTTACCGTGTGCAGAGCCATGTGCTCCTGCCATGGAAGTCGTCCAAAACGGCAACCTATCCACTGCTAAGTCTGCCCTGGCGGCGGAGGCTGGAAATTCTGGTCTGGAGAAACACACGGTGTGTCAAAGTGACTTTGAAAGTCAAGAACAGCTGGAAAGTGATGGTCAGAACACAAATCAAAATGGCACTACACTGGAAGAGACTCCCTTTTCTGTGCACACAACTGGAGGGATCACTTCTGAGCCAGGGGCATTGCAAGATGAGTCTTTGGATGAAGTAATCAGTACTTATCTAACATCAGAGCACATTAATAAGTCAGCTAACGAAAGCTACTTATCTGGAAGTGTTTCTGGTTTAGATATAGAACAACAAATAGATTCTTTAGAGGTTCtaacatcaaatattttctcagagaaacacaaaaatttacAAATGTCACCAATTTCAAACTCGACGAGGGACATTCAGACAGAAACTGAAGCGTCGCAAAATGAAAACTTACAAACAACTCCTCCAGATATCACACATGTGTCGTGTCGCCCCACTCTGGACTCTGAACCAGCCCTTTCACTTTCCAGTGAAaacaagttttcagttttttgttcaGCTGTTAATGAGCATGAATCTgttcaagaagaaaaagagccAAACCTCTTGGCTGATCAGGAAGCAAACCATACATTTTATGGATCCAAAAGCCAAGAAGAATCAAAGTCTGACTTTGCGCGTAAAGAGAAGGAAGTCGTCACTGCATCCAAAGATGTGGATGAACCTGGCAGGATGCCGAATTCTGTGTTTGCAATGTCGTCATTCTGGAGGGAGATGGAGAACCTGACGATAAACGACATATTGGGCTTACGAAATGCAGATAAACCTGTTCTACACGATTTACTTCCAGCTGTAACAGAAAGCGAGGAAACAGTGGTTGATTCAGGCATTTTTACTGAAGAGGATGAGCCCAATCCAGAAGAAGCCACCAAAGAGGTCCGTGAGGTTGTTTCCTCATCTCCACGATCTGTTACCTGGCAGAGTGATCCTGTGCTAGTCAGTCAAAATCCAGATTCAGGTCCAGAGAGCATGATGTTGGAATGTGAGACTGATTCCCAACCCGTGCTCACTGAGAGGCCTCAGAAATGCCTTAAAAAGATATCGAAAACAGTCAGTGTGCACAATTTGGCAGCCTTGGAATCAGATTTGTATAGCCACACATGCAAAGCCGATGGATTACAAGTCttagaagaacaaaaaacagaaaacctgacCTTTTTTGCTGAGAGTGGCACATCAAAGAAAGACACAACGTTACCTTCGTCCTCTACAAACACCTACAGGATCTCGTTCACAGACATATTTCAGTACTTCTTTGGAGAAAAACAGTCAATTTCCAGCCAGCCAGCAAGAGAAGATACAACCACACACTACACCAGTGGAAATTCTGTCCCTGAAACTTATGATCATTTCTTTTCAGAGTTTGACAATGAGAGCTTCTTCTCCCCTCTCTtaacagcagcagagaaaaacaaaggcaaGCCAGTTCCTATATTCTCGTACTCTCGCTCAACTTGCAGAAACTTCCAGTTCCCAGAGGCCTATGAACACTTCTTTGCATCCTCCTCATCTGACGATTCATCTGGGGAATCTGACGAAGAGGAAAGCTACCGCCCAGTGAAGGTGGTGACCAGGTTCAGCCGTAAACTCAATTCCAGGCAGATTACCACAGATGTGTACGAGAATTTCTTCACAGAGAGCGACATCACAGAGAATCTCTTCTCTCTGAGTTCACTCTCCTTCAGGAAGGTTAGCTTCA
The genomic region above belongs to Xiphophorus maculatus strain JP 163 A chromosome 1, X_maculatus-5.0-male, whole genome shotgun sequence and contains:
- the perm1 gene encoding PGC-1 and ERR-induced regulator in muscle protein 1 produces the protein MDDFEYSLEISDRDWECFFAECEECDLLPPSIAHVDDSGMSDFDDTLLTQRARRVYPTLGSPTNSHPVDSPLKRGDSPPVARRFETKESGGFDSVLSGSEEDIHLQSVNIFLERLKGLNETEPDQERAGNNREANQGKHQVSGSALPKGSAKWSTLPDGVEKAFGKESQRPVDPIWNINTMKTDTAESNFFSEPETCSTSPPSFCKSPETELYITEGDFTDSVVDEVAGRDPLHDSTESIAGSDSRAQPCRLEMWRSMDDVKHDTLTSPESFCTKWSYREDKISSPEGSQLVSLRRKRRRKRRLSLEAGEGGHPCERHLKEDHLTVKEGRRLFLSTETLDLKEHKNLTYVLTPNPATIKFPENFSAQEIKIELSLSVSPSDNQYQSLQQKACTGSNYLTNHTPKPPLSQSDDTTNDAANSKPNGEFQVTEAPGLIGNHPFLPVSAAKVETEKSKVQRQEAKSANLPPSDERNVSASDCRNEQHAKHSTAEVKSVSRLPCAEPCAPAMEVVQNGNLSTAKSALAAEAGNSGLEKHTVCQSDFESQEQLESDGQNTNQNGTTLEETPFSVHTTGGITSEPGALQDESLDEVISTYLTSEHINKSANESYLSGSVSGLDIEQQIDSLEVLTSNIFSEKHKNLQMSPISNSTRDIQTETEASQNENLQTTPPDITHVSCRPTLDSEPALSLSSENKFSVFCSAVNEHESVQEEKEPNLLADQEANHTFYGSKSQEESKSDFARKEKEVVTASKDVDEPGRMPNSVFAMSSFWREMENLTINDILGLRNADKPVLHDLLPAVTESEETVVDSGIFTEEDEPNPEEATKEVREVVSSSPRSVTWQSDPVLVSQNPDSGPESMMLECETDSQPVLTERPQKCLKKISKTVSVHNLAALESDLYSHTCKADGLQVLEEQKTENLTFFAESGTSKKDTTLPSSSTNTYRISFTDIFQYFFGEKQSISSQPAREDTTTHYTSGNSVPETYDHFFSEFDNESFFSPLLTAAEKNKGKPVPIFSYSRSTCRNFQFPEAYEHFFASSSSDDSSGESDEEESYRPVKVVTRFSRKLNSRQITTDVYENFFTESDITENLFSLSSLSFRKVSFTAPAAQDEGTDLLVPMRQSSSHQFQKIGFPVNTLGSPDVMFPDPLLYHLEERISRQLALQPCRYEGLEVTVSDPRLDAPFLPLKQSDLCLVCIAFASWVLKTANPEAGDAWKAVLLANVSALSAIRYLRKYVKVEPATSETKPRYPALTDS